One Primulina tabacum isolate GXHZ01 chromosome 10, ASM2559414v2, whole genome shotgun sequence DNA segment encodes these proteins:
- the LOC142504843 gene encoding anthocyanidin 3-O-glucosyltransferase 2-like: MKTELVIIPSPGLSHLASTVEAAKILLRRDDRLSFTLLIMKYPKDEFVDSYTQTISSDSNSTSTAFSLRIINLPNIETAASDNFLFDIIYRQISNVRKVLSELVQQSSARIAGIVVDMFCTRFVDVADEFGLSSYIFFTSSASSFGLFSHLTSLKFEHNQELTQYNKSDAELSVPCLSIKVPAKVLPPVAVTEGPLTEGVFDCFKKFARVKGVLINTFYELESYAIQSLSNGNSPKVYPIGPILNLTHQVGSSKSQSNDDEIKKWLDLQPESSVLFLCFGSRGTFEVPQVKEIAVALERCGHRFLWSVRKPPPAVMGRPLPTDYEDFDDILPEGFLERTKGRGKLIGWAPQMEVLSHPSVGGFVSHCGWNSTLESIWCGIPVATFPLYAEQQLNAFQLVKELGMAEAIRIDYRKDSEAEVVGSEEIEAAIRRLMDVEGSSRVREKVREMQKESRLAVEEGGSSYTAQISFIEDIINCFG, translated from the coding sequence ATGAAAACCGAACTAGTGATCATCCCCTCGCCGGGGCTGAGCCACCTCGCCTCCACCGTGGAGGCGGCGAAGATTCTCCTCCGGAGAGACGATCGTCTCTCTTTCACCTTACTCATCATGAAGTATCCCAAGGATGAATTCGTCGACTCTTACACCCAAACAATCTCTTCAGACAGCAACTCCACCTCCACCGCCTTCTCTTTACGCATAATCAATCTCCCGAATATAGAAACCGCCGCATCAGACAATTTTTTATTCGATATAATCTATCGCCAAATCTCCAACGTAAGAAAGGTGTTGTCCGAGCTCGTGCAACAATCCTCGGCCCGAATCGCAGGAATTGTTGTGGACATGTTCTGCACCAGATTCGTCGATGTTGCTGATGAATTTGGCCTCTCATCTTACATCTTTTTCACTTCGAGCGCTTCTTCTTTTGGCCTGTTTAGCCATCTAACATCCCTTAAATTCGAACACAACCAAGAACTCACTCAGTACAACAAATCCGACGCAGAGTTATCTGTGCCTTGTCTATCCATTAAAGTTCCCGCTAAGGTCTTGCCTCCTGTAGCGGTGACAGAAGGTCCCTTAACGGAAGGCGTGTTCGATTGTTTCAAAAAATTTGCAAGGGTTAAAGGTGTTTTGATCAACACGTTTTATGAGCTTGAATCTTACGCTATTCAATCTTTATCAAATGGGAATTCACCAAAAGTTTACCCCATTGGACCTATACTGAATTTAACCCATCAAGTTGGAAGCTCCAAAAGCCAGTCCAACGATGACGAGATCAAGAAATGGCTCGATCTTCAACCCGAATCGTCTGTACTATTCTTGTGCTTTGGAAGTAGAGGGACTTTCGAGGTGCCACAAGTGAAGGAGATAGCGGTTGCATTGGAGAGATGCGGGCACCGTTTCCTGTGGTCTGTAAGGAAGCCGCCGCCGGCAGTGATGGGGCGGCCTCTTCCGACAGATTAcgaagatttcgatgatataTTGCCGGAAGGATTCTTGGAGAGGACTAAAGGGAGAGGTAAGTTGATAGGATGGGCGCCGCAGATGGAGGTGCTGTCACATCCCTCAGTGGGCGGATTCGTGTCGCATTGCGGCTGGAATTCGACGTTGGAGAGCATATGGTGTGGCATTCCGGTTGCGACGTTCCCATTGTACGCAGAGCAACAGCTGAATGCGTTTCAGCTAGTGAAGGAGTTAGGGATGGCGGAGGCGATCAGGATTGACTACAGGAAGGATTCTGAGGCAGAGGTTGTGGGTTCGGAGGAGATCGAGGCGGCGATACGGCGGCTGATGGATGTTGAAGGGAGCAGTAGAGTGAGGGAGAAGGTTAGGGAAATGCAGAAGGAAAGCAGATTGGCTGTGGAAGAAGGTGGATCTTCCTATACTGCTCAGATTAGCTTCATTGAGGATATAATCAACTGCTTTGGTTGA
- the LOC142504903 gene encoding uncharacterized protein LOC142504903, which translates to MRIALSVKNKLGFVDGSIPKPSYSEVNLLNAWVRNNNIVISWLLNSVSKDISASILFCRTQQKKSGMILWIVFNKVMTLESFQLRRDLITLRQDQDPVSVYFTKIKAIWEELNHIRPMCSCGKCNCDGVKNFETYVQMDYTMIFLMGLNDSFTHIRSQVLLLDPLPPISRVFSLVVQEERQRAIGNQSSMNASSRNMAFEIKNEKTHPHFNSQPPSRFPKGRPFCTHCNIPGHAIENCYKIHGYPPGFKTRNKQGNKSYVVLVNQGTDQIYHFEI; encoded by the coding sequence ATGCGGATTGCTCTTTCTGTCAAAAACAAGTTGGGATTTGTTGACGGATCGATCCCCAAACCATCATATTCTGAGGTAAACTTGCTCAATGCGTGGGTCAGGAACAACAATATAGTCATCTCTTGGCTGTTAAACTCAGTATCCAAAGATATATCAGCAAGCATCTTATTTTGCAGGACTCAGCAAAAGAAATCTGGAATGATCTTATGGATCGTTTTCAACAAAGTAATGACCCTAGAATCTTTTCAACTGCGCAGGGACTTGATCACTCTCAGACAAGATCAAGATCCGGTCAGTGTTTATTTTACCAAAATCAAAGCCATTTGGGAAGAATTGAATCACATTCGACCCATGTGTAGCTGCGGGAAATGTAATTGCGATGGGGTCAAGAACTTTGAAACATATGTTCAAATGGATTATACCATGATTTTTCTTATGGGGCTGAATGATTCATTTACTCACATTAGAAGTCAAGTCTTACTTCTTGATCCTCTGCCACCGATCAGTCGAGTGTTTTCTCTAGTGGTCCAAGAAGAAAGACAGAGAGCCATTGGCAATCAAAGCTCCATGAATGCATCAAGCCGTAACATGGCATTTGAAATTAAGAATGAAAAAACTCATCCACATTTCAATAGCCAACCACCATCAAGATTTCCAAAAGGCAGGCCATTCTGCACTCATTGCAACATTCCTGGTCATGCGATTGAGAATTGTTACAAAATACATGGCTATCCACCTGGATTCAAGACCAGAAACAAACAAGGAAACAAAAGCTATGTTGTTCTTGTCAATCAAGGGACTGACcaaatttatcattttgaaATTTAG
- the LOC142506205 gene encoding glucan endo-1,3-beta-glucosidase 5-like produces the protein MGFHYMFMTLFFISILGRRLRVDGLGCNWGTRATHPLPPNIVVNLMKVNGFDKVKLFEADPWAMQALGRSGIQVMVGIPNEMLASLASSVRVAEEWVSQNVSYFLSQKGVDIRYVAVGNEPFLKTYQNKFTQVTLPALQNVQAALIKAGLGRDVKATVPLNADVYETGTGLPSGGNFRADIHTLMVSLVKFLSQNGAPLTINIYPFLSLQADPHFPVEYAFFDGSASPLLDGSIAYTNVFEANYDTLVSALEKNGFSSIPIIVGEVGWPSDGDPNANPQMARRFYHGLLNRINQGQGTPKRSTPPDIYLFALTDEDAKSIDPGNFERHWGIFNFDGTIKYPLDLGNGRNLTAAKGVRYLARQWCIMAPDANILDPNLPEKLNFACTYADCTSLGFGSSCGGLDARSNASHAFNAYYQRFNQQKGSCEQFGSLSVVTKIDPGIRDPSCRYEIMIDTGKHELVSNPGTSSGHVMIRGSVVAWWLFMLFLVCL, from the exons ATGGGTTTTCATTACATGTTCATGACCCTTTTTTTTATTTCCATTCTAGGTAGACGTCTGCGAGTCGATGGACTCGGTTGTAACTGGGGAACACGAGCCACTCACCCACTCCCTCCAAACATAGTTGTGAATCTCATGAAAGTAAACGGATTCGACAAAGTGAAGCTATTCGAAGCCGACCCCTGGGCTATGCAGGCACTAGGCAGGTCTGGGATCCAAGTCATGGTTGGGATCCCTAACGAAATGTTAGCGTCGTTAGCGAGTAGCGTTCGAGTTGCTGAAGAATGGGTGTCACAAAATGTTTCCTATTTTTTGTCCCAAAAGGGGGTGGACATAAG ATATGTTGCTGTTGGAAACGAACCATTTCTCAAGACATACCAAAACAAATTCACACAGGTAACACTTCCAGCCCTACAAAACGTCCAAGCAGCCCTGATCAAGGCAGGTCTAGGCCGGGACGTAAAAGCCACCGTCCCGCTCAACGCTGATGTTTACGAAACTGGAACAGGCCTGCCCTCAGGCGGCAACTTTCGTGCTGATATCCACACCCTAATGGTTTCCTTGGTCAAGTTCCTCAGCCAAAATGGGGCCCCCCTTACAATCAACATCTACCCTTTTCTCAGTCTTCAAGCGGACCCTCATTTTCCTGTCGAATACGCCTTCTTCGATGGCTCTGCCTCTCCTCtactagatggatccatcgcctacaCCAACGTGTTCGAAGCAAACTACGACACACTCGTTTCAGCCCTGGAGAAGAACGGGTTTTCTTCCATTCCAATCATCGTAGGCGAGGTAGGTTGGCCATCAGATGGGGACCCGAACGCAAACCCGCAGATGGCGCGAAGATTTTACCATGGTTTACTCAACCGAATAAACCAGGGACAAGGGACGCCTAAACGCAGCACCCCGCCTGATATTTACCTATTTGCTTTAACAGATGAAGATGCAAAGAGTATCGATCCTGGAAACTTTGAAAGACACTGGGGTATTTTTAACTTCGACGGGACCATAAAGTATCCCCTGGATTTAGGCAATGGAAGGAATCTCACAGCGGCAAAAGGTGTTCGATATCTGGCGAGACAGTGGTGCATTATGGCGCCTGATGCGAACATCCTGGACCCCAATCTTCCAGAGAAATTGAATTTCGCGTGCACGTATGCGGATTGCACTAGCCTTGGATTCGGGTCATCTTGCGGGGGTTTGGATGCTAGAAGCAACGCATCGCATGCGTTTAATGCCTACTACCAGAGATTCAATCAGCAGAAAGGGTCGTGCGAGCAGTTCGGTTCTTTGTCTGTTGTTACAAAGATTGATCCTGGAATTAGGGACCCTTCTTGCAGGTACGAGATAATGATTGATACTGGAAAACATGAGCTCGTTAGTAATCCAGGGACATCATCGGGCCATGTGATGATTCGTGGTTCGGTTGTCGCTTGGTGGTTGTTTATGTTGTTTTTGGTTTGCTTGTAA